The genomic window GCTGATCCTGACGCAGTTGCAGCCGATTGCCGTGATCTTCACGTTGCCAGAGGACGTGCTCTCGAATGTGTCGAAGAAGATGCATCAGGGAACACTTGAGGTGGATGCGTTCAGCCGCGACGATCAGACCAAGCTGGCCACGGGCAAGTTGTTGACCATCGACAATGAGATCGATCCGACGACGGGCACGGCGAAACTGAAGGCAGTGTTTGACAACAAAGACAACCAGCTCTGGCCGAATCAGTTTGTGAATGCAGATCTGCTTCTCGAGACGCGAAAGAAAAGCACCGTGGTGCCCACGGCTGCGATTCTACGGGGGCCGCAGGGGACATTTGTTTACACGGTGAATCCCGATAAGACAGTGCAGGATAAAGCCGTGACCATATCGCTGACACAGGGCGATACGACGGTGATTACCGAGGGAGTCAATCCCGGCGACATGGTGGTGACCGACGGGCAGGACAAACTGCAACGAGGCAGCAAGATCGAGATGCGGGGTGCGACTCCGAGCGCGCGGCTGAGCGGCGGGCGGGGCGTATCGCCGATTATGCCCCCGACCGTATTTTCGGGCAACAGCGACGAACACGGGGACGCGGAGGAAGGGTCGGAGGTGGGCGCGCCGGATTCAGAAACTCCTTCCAATCATCATGCGGCCGGTCATGGCGACGATCGGCCGGCTACGGGTTCGGCTTCAGGTAGTTCAGGTTCATGAGTCCTTCACGGATATTCATTCTCCGGCCGGTTGCGACGACGCTGCTCATGCTGGGCGTGCTGCTGATCGGCTGGGTTGCGTTCCTTCAGTTGCCGGTGTCGGCTCTGCCCGAGGTCGACTATCCAACCATTCAGGTGGTCACGTTTTATCCGGGGGCCGATCCCGACGTGATGGCGTCGTCGGTGACGTCTCCGCTGGAGCGTCAGTTCGGCCAGGTGCCGGGGCTGAGCCAGATGACCTCGACCAGTTCGTTTGGCAGTTCGGTAATTACGCTGCAATTCGGCCTCGATCAGAACATCGACGTGGAAGAGCAGCAGGTGCAGGCCGCAATCAACTCCGGCTCGACGTATTTGCCGGCGGACCTGCCGAATCCTCCCATCTATAACAAGGTAAATCCTGCCGACGCGCCGATTCTGACGCTGGCGCTGACCTCGGATTCGCTGCCACTATCGAAAGTGGAAGATCTTGCGGACACGTCGCTGGCGCAAAAGATTTCGCAGTTGCCAGGCGTGGGATTGGTTTCGATCAGTGGCGGGCAGAAACCGGCAGTGCGCATTCAGGCGAATCCGACGGCGTTGGCTTCTTATGGTTTGAGCCTGGAAGACCTGCGGGCGGCGCTGGCCCAGGCCAACGTGGATCAAGCCAAGGGCGTGATCGATGGAGCGCGGCAATCGTACACGATTGGGGCCAACGATCAGCTTTTCTCCAGCGGGCAGTACAAGCCCATTGTGATTGCGTATCACAACGGGGCGCCGGTGCGGGTGAGCGATGTCGCGAACGTGATTGACGGGACCGAGAACGTCCGCCTGGCGGCATGGATGAATCTGATGCCGGCGGTCATTGTGAACATCCAGCGCCAGCCGGGCGCCAACATCATCAGCGTGGTGGACCGGATCAAGAAACTCCTGCCCCAGTTGCAGGCGTCGCTGCCGCTGGCGGTCAAAGTGGAGATTCTTACCGACCGGACGAGCACGATTCGGGCTTCCGTCAAAGATGTCGAATTTGAATTGATGCTGTCGATCGGCCTGGTGGTATTGGTGGTGTTCCTATTTCTGAGGAACCTGGCTGCGACATTGATTCCCAGCGTGGCCGTACCGCTATCGCTGATCGGCACGTTCGGCGTGATGTATTTGCTGGGCTACAGCCTGAACAATCTGACGCTGATGGCGCTGACGATCTCCACGGGTTTCGTGGTGGATGACGCCATTGTGATGATCGAAAACATCGACCGCTATCTCGAAGCGGGAGACTCGCCGCTGGATGCGGCGTTGAAGGGCGCGGGGCAGATTGGCTTTACCATCGTTTCGCTGACGGTTTCGCTGATCGCGGTGCTGATTCCGCTGCTGTTCATGGGCGACATTGTGGGTCGGCTGTTCCGCGAGTTTGCGGTGACGCTGGCGGTGACGATTCTGGTTTCGGCGGGAGTTTCGCTGAGCCTGACGCCGATGATGTGCGCCAAGCTGCTGAAACATCGCAAGGAGGGCGAAAAGGGACGCTTCTACGAG from Candidatus Sulfotelmatobacter sp. includes these protein-coding regions:
- a CDS encoding MdtA/MuxA family multidrug efflux RND transporter periplasmic adaptor subunit; protein product: MNDLLDRKRTATKRRVTGIWDARVPTILILAAVCAFFVGCSSGADPKQQKAQAAGPHAVSVATAPVQQKDVPVYLSGLGAVTAFNTANIKSRVDGQIMKVNFQEGQTVKEGDLLIEIDPRPYQASLDQMQAQLFRDQAQLRDAKLNLERYTTLIPSGSIAQQQVDTQKALVDQLDGTVRTDQAQIETAKLNIVYCHITAPFTGRVGLRQVDPGNIIHATDTNPMLILTQLQPIAVIFTLPEDVLSNVSKKMHQGTLEVDAFSRDDQTKLATGKLLTIDNEIDPTTGTAKLKAVFDNKDNQLWPNQFVNADLLLETRKKSTVVPTAAILRGPQGTFVYTVNPDKTVQDKAVTISLTQGDTTVITEGVNPGDMVVTDGQDKLQRGSKIEMRGATPSARLSGGRGVSPIMPPTVFSGNSDEHGDAEEGSEVGAPDSETPSNHHAAGHGDDRPATGSASGSSGS